The stretch of DNA CGAATTCTGACCGGGCGTCTGCAGCAGCATCGCCGGCACGCCCTGGCCGGCCGCGGCCATCACCGGCATCTCGCCGGCATCCACCCAGTAGCCACCGACCCAGATCGGCAATTCGGGATCGCCCTGTTCGAACTCCACCCAGACCGGTGCACCGATCGCCGGCAGCAGGAACAGGCCACTCTGGTGGCCGGCCACCGGCACGCACGGCATCGCCCAGCGCGAGCCGCCGCCGTCGATGACCTTGGGCACCTGCACCAGCACGCGTCCTAGCTGCAGCGGATCGATGTTGTCGACGACCACGCCACGGTGCTTGCCGAAATGCCGGAGGGGAGCTGTCTTTGTCTGGTGCGGCATTCGACTCGATTCCCGCGTGGTTCCTGAACGTGCGGCTCCCCCCGTGAACATCAAACGTGAACAGCCATGCACGCAGGCCAAGCCCGCCGCTCGTCGCCACGTTCAACCAGATGGTTGACAATCCCGAACGGCGCCGCGATCCTCAACCACATGGTTGAAGGTAATCCCCAGCGTCTCGACGCGATCTTCCACGCCCTGTCCGACCCGACGCGGCGCGCGATGCTGCGCGACCTGTCCGGACAGCAACGCAGCGTCGGCGAGCTGGCGGCCCCGTTCGACATCTCGCTGGCGGCCGCCTCCAAGCACATCAAGGTCCTCGAGCGTGCCGGCCTGGTGCAGCGCGAAGTGCAGGGCCGCCTGCATGTCTGCCGGCTCGATGCCCGCCCCCTCCACGCCGGTGTGGAATGGATGCGCCACTAC from Lysobacter arenosi encodes:
- a CDS encoding phage baseplate assembly protein V, which encodes MPHQTKTAPLRHFGKHRGVVVDNIDPLQLGRVLVQVPKVIDGGGSRWAMPCVPVAGHQSGLFLLPAIGAPVWVEFEQGDPELPIWVGGYWVDAGEMPVMAAAGQGVPAMLLQTPGQNSVLVSDMPGPDGGVLLRAQNGATIAVNEAGITISNGRGASIVLAGTMVTINDGALTVV
- a CDS encoding ArsR/SmtB family transcription factor; its protein translation is MTIPNGAAILNHMVEGNPQRLDAIFHALSDPTRRAMLRDLSGQQRSVGELAAPFDISLAAASKHIKVLERAGLVQREVQGRLHVCRLDARPLHAGVEWMRHYERFWNERLDALDALLKAEDRVAAAASPANARPANKPSRSK